The stretch of DNA GTTCCATTCAAGTAATCCACATTGCATGTATTATTAAGTATTATTAGTAAGTAGAGTGTGGGATTCCCTTTAAGTTTAAGTTCCTCAAGTACTGGCGTTAAACAATAGTTCACTAATACTTTAAGACTATACGGAACAGTGAAATAACTCAGTGCAGTTAATTATTCAGTGCCCGACATATTCATGGACTTACTTATTAAGGAACTCAACTCAGTGTCAAGTGAAGTGGAGGGTATTGAGAACAACTTAATCGGCTTAGATGAGACTGTGGATCCACTGTGGATTAAGGTTAATGCCTCAAGCGGCTTCACGAAGACTGTGGCTGTTGATGGTGGGTTACAGGAAGTTAAGTTAAGCAACGGTTACTCACTCAGTATGGCTAGGGCTATTGCGGTCAACAACATGGGTGTTGAACCGATTAGAACCGTTAAGGTATCCCTATTCCCTGAGTCATCACCTGGTGGCATACTAACAATGGGTGTGCTTGAAGTTAATGCAGCCTTAAGGGCTATTAATGAATACGGTGGGTTAAGGTTCGTGCTCATGGATGGTTCACTGTTCGCTAAAATACTTGAAGCACTTCACATAATACTGTTGGGCAGGAACATTGGTGAAATATATGCTATACCTGAGGCGGTGAATTTAATTAACGCCACCTCCAGGTTAATTAATGAGGCAGTTAAGAGGGGGATTAAACTCCTCTTCATTAGTAAGGATAATAGCCTCAGGGTGTATAAGGAGTATTTAATTCTAAGAAGGTTAAGTGAAAGTAAGGTTACTCAGCTTAGGGAGCTGGCTAGTGAAGGGTTGAATTACTACTCAGTCACTTGGTCAAGGGTACTGAGGGCACGTTTCTTCAAACTAATGAAGAACCTTGGGGGGAGCAAGGAATCTCAGTTAATAAGTATGCTTCTTAATCAATCAGTAAGTGACTCAATAATACTCTTATCGTCATTACGTAGGGTTAACTTGAATCACGGTATAGTGAAACCCATGATAATAAGCGGTGGTTTAAGTCCACGACTAAGCCGTCTAACTGAATCAGACCTAGATTCCCTAATAGAGAGGAGACTTAATGAGTCATTGATAATGAGGGGGATTAAGCCAAGTCTAGATTCCTCAACATTAATTAACCTACCTCAAGTAGCCTTAACCTACGTAGCGGTCTCCCCGAATGATTCACCAATACTCGTGGAATTACCTGTAATGGATGGTGGCTTCCTGCAGAGACCCAAGATTAGGGATCCTACCAACGTCAGTGAACTCATTGAAGTTTCAGGGCTAATCATTAGCGATTACGTTGACCCAGTTAGGTATAATGGCCTATTAACGTTGGCTCACGTTTACGCCAACTTCACTGTTAACCAATTAAGCGAATACATGGCTATACTTCAAAGTAAGCTTGGGTTAAGGTTCTCAAGGAGACTTGGCCTAACAATACTTTAAGGCTCCATTACGGAGTATTATTGAACAAGGAATGACGAATGAATTAAAGGACTCATGGTTAATTAGGACTGGAAGCATTTAAAAATGATTAAGCAATCACTATAGTCTAATGAAAGTCTTCGTAAAAGAGCTTAGGTACACTTCCAGGAGGCAGGTTGAGGTCATTGACATCACCAGTGACGTTGAGAATGCTGTTAATGAGAGTGGGGTTAAGAATGGTATTGTTTTAGTCTTTGCCCCCCATGCCACAGCAGCGATTATACTTAATGAGGATGAGAGTGGGTTGCTTAAGGATATTGAGGATAAGATTCTTGAATTATTCCCAAGAAGGGGGAATTATAGGCATAATTTAATTGATGATA from Caldivirga sp. encodes:
- a CDS encoding secondary thiamine-phosphate synthase enzyme YjbQ; its protein translation is MKVFVKELRYTSRRQVEVIDITSDVENAVNESGVKNGIVLVFAPHATAAIILNEDESGLLKDIEDKILELFPRRGNYRHNLIDDNANSHLASAFLGQGKVIPLVNGSLIRGTWQNILLVELDGPRASRRVMVEVIGE
- a CDS encoding DNA double-strand break repair nuclease NurA codes for the protein MPDIFMDLLIKELNSVSSEVEGIENNLIGLDETVDPLWIKVNASSGFTKTVAVDGGLQEVKLSNGYSLSMARAIAVNNMGVEPIRTVKVSLFPESSPGGILTMGVLEVNAALRAINEYGGLRFVLMDGSLFAKILEALHIILLGRNIGEIYAIPEAVNLINATSRLINEAVKRGIKLLFISKDNSLRVYKEYLILRRLSESKVTQLRELASEGLNYYSVTWSRVLRARFFKLMKNLGGSKESQLISMLLNQSVSDSIILLSSLRRVNLNHGIVKPMIISGGLSPRLSRLTESDLDSLIERRLNESLIMRGIKPSLDSSTLINLPQVALTYVAVSPNDSPILVELPVMDGGFLQRPKIRDPTNVSELIEVSGLIISDYVDPVRYNGLLTLAHVYANFTVNQLSEYMAILQSKLGLRFSRRLGLTIL